Proteins found in one Sardina pilchardus chromosome 3, fSarPil1.1, whole genome shotgun sequence genomic segment:
- the nacc1a gene encoding nucleus accumbens associated 1, BEN and BTB (POZ) domain containing a isoform X1 produces the protein MAQTLQMAIPNFGNNVLECLNEQRLQGLYCDVSVVVKGHAFKAHRAVLAASSSYFRDLFNASGGAGNKTPVVELPPAVQPQSFQQILSFCYTGRLSMNVGDQFLLMYTAGFLQIQQIMEKGTEFFLKVSSPSCDSQGLHAEEGAPPSEPQSPVAQTTVGVGVGGGGGGGGGGGGGVDQPRSSSRPASCLTPLPLVSKVKTEQPEASPYSVVCTPVAKRLWEGGNRGESGGGSGGSGGSMRKAARFSQEAARGSAIQSSLGLGLGLALGNNGGGGVSSNGNGISTATPEGTSPGNLSAYTSDSPISYHDDEEEEEAVDDGTEEQYRQICNMYTMYSMLNMGAAGESTRHAGAPATVAGERVEALPDHSETRSRGRGRQDLASLPTELIAQIGNRCHPKLYEEGDPAEKLELVSGTNVYISRAQLMNCHISAGTRHKVLLRRLLAAFFDRSTLANSCGTGIRSSTNDPSRKPLDNRVLHAVKFYCQNFATSFKESEMNAIAADMCTNARRVVRKSWIPKLKLLMAEGDAYASFLPDSVKLEADALNAEGAFDPAGLEGGPAGGPGEVGVGAGDSLQDVGGDSSSLF, from the exons ATGGCTCAGACCCTTCAGATGGCGATTCCCAATTTCGGCAACAACGTCCTGGAGTGTCTGAACGAGCAGCGTCTGCAGGGGCTCTACTGCGACGTGTCGGTGGTGGTCAAGGGCCACGCCTTCAAGGCGCACCGGGCCGTGCTGGCGGCCAGCAGCTCCTACTTCCGCGACCTGTTCAACGCCAGCGGCGGCGCCGGCAACAAGACGCCGGTGGTGGAGCTGCCGCCGGCCGTCCAGCCGCAGAGCTTCCAGCAGATCCTGTCCTTCTGCTACACGGGCCGGCTGAGCATGAACGTGGGCGACCAGTTCCTGCTCATGTACACGGCGGGCTTCCTGCAGATCCAGCAGATCATGGAGAAGGGCACCGAGTTCTTCCTGAAGGTCAGCTCGCCCAGCTGCGACTCGCAGGGCCTGCACGCCGAGGAGGGGGCGCCGCCGTCCGAGCCCCAGAGCCCCGTGGCGCAGACCACGGTGGGGGTCGGCGttggcggtggaggaggaggcggcggaggaggaggaggaggggtggaccAGCCGCGGTCGAGCAGTCGGCCGGCGTCCTGCCTGACCCCGCTGCCGCTGGTGTCCAAGGTGAAGACGGAGCAGCCGGAGGCGTCGCCCTACTCGGTGGTGTGCACGCCCGTGGCCAAGCGCCTCTGGGAGGGCGGCAACCGGGGCGAGAGCGGCGGCGGCTCGGGGGGCTCGGGCGGCAGCATGCGCAAGGCGGCCCGCTTCTCCCAGGAGGCCGCCCGCGGCAGCGCCATCCAGAGCAGCCTCggcctgggcctgggcctggcACTGGGCAacaacggcggcggcggcgtcagCAGCAACGGGAACGGCATCAGCACGGCCACCCCGGAGGGCACCAGCCCGGGCAACCTCAGCGCCTACACCAGCGACTCGCCCATCTCCTACCACgacgacgaggaagaggaggaggcggtggaCGACGGCACGGAGGAGCAGTACCGGCAGATCTGCAACATGTACACCATGTACAGCATGCTCAACATGGGCGCAGCAGGTGAGAGCACACGCCATGCCGGCGCGCCAGCGACAG TGGCGGGCGAGCGTGTGGAGGCCCTGCCTGACCACTCCGAGACGCGGAGTCGGGGCCGAGGGCGGCAGGACCTGGCCTCTTTGCCCACGGAGCTCATAGCACAGATTGGCAACCGCTGCCACCCCAAGCTGTACGAGGAGGGCGACCCTGCCGAGAAACTGGAGCTGGTCTCAg GCACCAACGTGTACATCTCGAGGGCCCAGCTCATGAACTGTCATATCAGTGCAGGCACCAGACACAAGGTTCTCCTGCGGAGGTTGCTGGCTGCATTCTTTGACAG GAGCACTCTGGCGAACAGCTGCGGAACCGGCATCCGCTCCTCCACCAACGACCCCAGCCGCAAGCCTCTGGACAACCGCGTCCTGCACGCCGTCAAGT TCTACTGCCAGAACTTTGCCACCAGCTTCAAGGAGAGCGAGATGAACGCCATCGCGGCAGACATGTGCACCAACGCGCGGCGCGTGGTGCGCAAGAGCTGGATCCCCAAGCTGAAGCTGCTGATGGCCGAGGGCGACGCCTACGCCAGCTTCCTGCCCGACAGCGTCAAGCTGGAGGCGGACGCGCTGAACGCCGAGGGCGCCTTCGACCCCGCCGGCCTGGAGGGCGGTCCGGCCGGGGGCCCCGgcgaggtgggggtgggggccggCGACTCCCTGCAGGACGTGGGAGGGGACAGCAGCTCCTTGTTTTAG
- the nacc1a gene encoding nucleus accumbens associated 1, BEN and BTB (POZ) domain containing a isoform X2: MAQTLQMAIPNFGNNVLECLNEQRLQGLYCDVSVVVKGHAFKAHRAVLAASSSYFRDLFNASGGAGNKTPVVELPPAVQPQSFQQILSFCYTGRLSMNVGDQFLLMYTAGFLQIQQIMEKGTEFFLKVSSPSCDSQGLHAEEGAPPSEPQSPVAQTTVGVGVGGGGGGGGGGGGGVDQPRSSSRPASCLTPLPLVSKVKTEQPEASPYSVVCTPVAKRLWEGGNRGESGGGSGGSGGSMRKAARFSQEAARGSAIQSSLGLGLGLALGNNGGGGVSSNGNGISTATPEGTSPGNLSAYTSDSPISYHDDEEEEEAVDDGTEEQYRQICNMYTMYSMLNMGAAVAGERVEALPDHSETRSRGRGRQDLASLPTELIAQIGNRCHPKLYEEGDPAEKLELVSGTNVYISRAQLMNCHISAGTRHKVLLRRLLAAFFDRSTLANSCGTGIRSSTNDPSRKPLDNRVLHAVKFYCQNFATSFKESEMNAIAADMCTNARRVVRKSWIPKLKLLMAEGDAYASFLPDSVKLEADALNAEGAFDPAGLEGGPAGGPGEVGVGAGDSLQDVGGDSSSLF; encoded by the exons ATGGCTCAGACCCTTCAGATGGCGATTCCCAATTTCGGCAACAACGTCCTGGAGTGTCTGAACGAGCAGCGTCTGCAGGGGCTCTACTGCGACGTGTCGGTGGTGGTCAAGGGCCACGCCTTCAAGGCGCACCGGGCCGTGCTGGCGGCCAGCAGCTCCTACTTCCGCGACCTGTTCAACGCCAGCGGCGGCGCCGGCAACAAGACGCCGGTGGTGGAGCTGCCGCCGGCCGTCCAGCCGCAGAGCTTCCAGCAGATCCTGTCCTTCTGCTACACGGGCCGGCTGAGCATGAACGTGGGCGACCAGTTCCTGCTCATGTACACGGCGGGCTTCCTGCAGATCCAGCAGATCATGGAGAAGGGCACCGAGTTCTTCCTGAAGGTCAGCTCGCCCAGCTGCGACTCGCAGGGCCTGCACGCCGAGGAGGGGGCGCCGCCGTCCGAGCCCCAGAGCCCCGTGGCGCAGACCACGGTGGGGGTCGGCGttggcggtggaggaggaggcggcggaggaggaggaggaggggtggaccAGCCGCGGTCGAGCAGTCGGCCGGCGTCCTGCCTGACCCCGCTGCCGCTGGTGTCCAAGGTGAAGACGGAGCAGCCGGAGGCGTCGCCCTACTCGGTGGTGTGCACGCCCGTGGCCAAGCGCCTCTGGGAGGGCGGCAACCGGGGCGAGAGCGGCGGCGGCTCGGGGGGCTCGGGCGGCAGCATGCGCAAGGCGGCCCGCTTCTCCCAGGAGGCCGCCCGCGGCAGCGCCATCCAGAGCAGCCTCggcctgggcctgggcctggcACTGGGCAacaacggcggcggcggcgtcagCAGCAACGGGAACGGCATCAGCACGGCCACCCCGGAGGGCACCAGCCCGGGCAACCTCAGCGCCTACACCAGCGACTCGCCCATCTCCTACCACgacgacgaggaagaggaggaggcggtggaCGACGGCACGGAGGAGCAGTACCGGCAGATCTGCAACATGTACACCATGTACAGCATGCTCAACATGGGCGCAGCAG TGGCGGGCGAGCGTGTGGAGGCCCTGCCTGACCACTCCGAGACGCGGAGTCGGGGCCGAGGGCGGCAGGACCTGGCCTCTTTGCCCACGGAGCTCATAGCACAGATTGGCAACCGCTGCCACCCCAAGCTGTACGAGGAGGGCGACCCTGCCGAGAAACTGGAGCTGGTCTCAg GCACCAACGTGTACATCTCGAGGGCCCAGCTCATGAACTGTCATATCAGTGCAGGCACCAGACACAAGGTTCTCCTGCGGAGGTTGCTGGCTGCATTCTTTGACAG GAGCACTCTGGCGAACAGCTGCGGAACCGGCATCCGCTCCTCCACCAACGACCCCAGCCGCAAGCCTCTGGACAACCGCGTCCTGCACGCCGTCAAGT TCTACTGCCAGAACTTTGCCACCAGCTTCAAGGAGAGCGAGATGAACGCCATCGCGGCAGACATGTGCACCAACGCGCGGCGCGTGGTGCGCAAGAGCTGGATCCCCAAGCTGAAGCTGCTGATGGCCGAGGGCGACGCCTACGCCAGCTTCCTGCCCGACAGCGTCAAGCTGGAGGCGGACGCGCTGAACGCCGAGGGCGCCTTCGACCCCGCCGGCCTGGAGGGCGGTCCGGCCGGGGGCCCCGgcgaggtgggggtgggggccggCGACTCCCTGCAGGACGTGGGAGGGGACAGCAGCTCCTTGTTTTAG
- the ier2a gene encoding immediate early response gene 2 protein: protein MSQPQSETMDVTTEAKRIMVQALGKMYTLRTQRGGLRLHRSLLITLVMKSARDIYHSYRIACEQQEQQANFTGVTAESCQTAGTGTACVLEDGNSSLASNTQETQNSKTNVQSDPHNHDSAESEDKENLSSTRPERHSRKRRGKAAVEPDFLPCKKAKMEAEEIRRNSHSAPLRTCCGVKDSLTHIPMQRSIVSF, encoded by the coding sequence ATGTCTCAACCACAGAGTGAAACAATGGACGTCACCACCGAGGCCAAGCGGATTATGGTTCAAGCGTTGGGGAAAATGTACACTTTACGCACGCAACGTGGCGGACTTCGCCTTCACCGAAGTTTGTTGATCACGCTTGTAATGAAATCGGCGAGAGACATTTACCACAGCTACCGCATAGCCTGTGAACAACAAGAGCAGCAAGCCAACTTCACTGGAGTCACAGCGGAGTCATGTCAAACAGCAGGCACGGGCACTGCTTGCGTCCTAGAGGATGGCAACTCCTCGCTTGCTTCAAATACACAAGAAACGCAAAACTCAAAGACTAATGTCCAGAGTGACCCACACAACCACGACTCTGCAGAATCAGAGGACAAGGAAAATCTGAGTTCCACCAGACCCGAACGACATTCCAGAAAGCGCCGCGGGAAAGCAGCTGTTGAGCCCGACTTTCTACCATGTAAAAAGGCGAAAATGGAAGCCGAAGAGATCAGGCGGAATTCACACAGCGCGCCACTTAGGACCTGCTGTGGAGTAAAGGACTCTTTAACACATATCCCCATGCAGAGGAGCATCGTTAGCTTTTGA